Proteins encoded in a region of the Lathamus discolor isolate bLatDis1 chromosome Z, bLatDis1.hap1, whole genome shotgun sequence genome:
- the LOC136005330 gene encoding nascent polypeptide-associated complex subunit alpha, muscle-specific form-like produces MQTASPAGQKPGPTAGGGFSEGGHTHTQTRVGPAALGRPCSRKATAGYGKGSGPRCADSGPVPAPRCLPCPASRERPSVGMERPRRWGSRWLRHREHPRARRTGSTPDTESPGHREHSQPLFPASTPLAPGASDSPAHSEHPPGTGSIRAPLPRLPSRAPAASRSPLPAADRTYRPEVRRRREVSPKAGPGGTGQSRQRPPPAAAPARLRPAQAERGPAAAAAPGTCPPPPLAAPGAAGGRQPGGRGASTLPPERGHRRRGRRSRSDRGAASPPARCPAPHPPAPRRGHGAPAAALRAGPGPRSARRCRRAARPPRSERRPPAPLP; encoded by the exons atgcaaACCGCATCTCCCGCCGGGCAGAAGCCGGGACCCACGGCCGGGGGAGGGTTTAGTGAAGGGggacacacgcacacacagacTCGCGTGGGTCCGGCGGCGCTGGGCCGCCCCTGCTCTCGGAAAGCTACTGCGGGGTACGGGAAGGGGAGCGGCCCCCGCTGCGCAGACAGCGGGCCGGTGCCCGCTCCCCGCTGTCTGCCCTGCCCCGCGTCCCGGGAGCGGCCGAGCGTGGGGATGGAGAGACCGCGGCGGTGGGGATCGCGCTGGCTCCGGCACCGGGAGCATCCCCGTGCCCGGCGCACCGGGAGCACCCCTGACACT GAATCCCCCGGGCACCGGGAGCATTCCCAGCCCCTCTTCCCTGCgagcaccccgctggcaccgGGAGCCTCCGACTCCCCTGCGCACAGCGAGCATCCTCCGGGCACCGGGAGCATTCGAGCCCCTCTTCCCCGGCTGCCTTCCCGGGCACCGGCAGCCTCCCGCTCCCCGCTGCCGGCCGCGGACCGCACTTACCGTCCTGAGGTGCGGCGGAGGCGTGAGGTAAGTCCCAAGGCAGGGCCGGGCGGGACCGGCCAGAGCCGGCAGCGGCCCCCgccggcggcggccccggcccggtTAAGGCCGGCGCAGGCGGAGCGCGGCCCCGCGGCGGCGGCTGCCCCCGGCACCtgccccccgccgccgctcgcCGCGCCCGGGGCCGCCGGGGGCCGCCAGCCCGGGGGTCGGGGCGCTTCCACCCTCCCCCCGGAGCGGGGGCACCGCAGGCGCGGGCGGAGGAGCCGCTCAGACCGCGGGGCCGCTTCACCCCCTGCGCGCTGCCCGGCGCCGCATCCTCCGGCGCCGCGTCGCGGCCATGGGGCGCCCGCGGCCGCGCTCCGTGCCGGGCCGGGCCCCCGCAGcgcccgccgctgccgccgcgccgcccgcccgccccggagtgagcgccgcccgcccgcgccGCTGCCTTAG